One genomic window of Candidatus Trichorickettsia mobilis includes the following:
- a CDS encoding AbrB/MazE/SpoVT family DNA-binding domain-containing protein, translated as MYVSTVTISSKGQIVLPKKVRNALNTNIISLIINDQNQVLITPIHELGSSLASYSKDTDLSLEEIREKAWKNTILAKTNDFTSEE; from the coding sequence ATGTATGTAAGCACGGTAACAATATCCTCTAAAGGGCAAATAGTTCTACCTAAAAAAGTTCGTAACGCTCTTAATACTAATATCATATCTTTAATTATTAATGATCAGAATCAAGTTCTAATTACTCCAATACATGAGTTGGGTAGTAGTCTTGCTTCTTATTCCAAAGATACAGATCTATCTTTGGAGGAAATAAGAGAAAAGGCTTGGAAAAATACTATTTTAGCTAAGACTAATGATTTTACGAGTGAAGAATGA